The following proteins are co-located in the Hevea brasiliensis isolate MT/VB/25A 57/8 chromosome 11, ASM3005281v1, whole genome shotgun sequence genome:
- the LOC131170577 gene encoding ent-kaurene synthase, chloroplastic-like, protein MMLSCTGTLKIVLSQSTKGEPNSADPSLQLFNKKQQNVVNTKDSLRKIKEMLKKDKVELPVSSYDTAWVAMVPSQNSFKQPLFPECLNWIMENQQPDGSWALDPAHPLLIKDSLSSTLACLLALHKWNVADQLVHKGLDFIASNIWAATDKHQRSPRGFDIIFPGMIEHARETGLNLSFNNSAIEGMLLKRDLEIKSFLGETNRLAYVAEGLTGLNDWQELMKYQRSNGSLFNSPSATAAALTHLHDEKCLEYLSSLVKKFDNAVPTIYPLDIYPRLHMIDNLIKLGIDRNFTEVIATTLDDIYRSWMQGSEEIFLDPACCALGFRLLRMNGYEISSDALANFDKQENILNSMSDINSALELYKASQMIIFPNEPVLERIYDWTRTYLENELVSTGAIQDKSLHNEVDYALKHPYASLERTESRRYIENYNVDNISLLKTSYRYFNIDNRDLLTLSFQDFNKCQAIHREELDYLERWVKEYNLDKLKFARQKIAYAHFSIAAVLSHPDLSDARISWAQNTVLTTVVDDFFDFAGSMEELLNLIELIQRWDEHSTIGFKSKDVEILFYAIYGTTNDLADKASKQQGRCVKKHLIDIWITLLDTMLKEAEWAKNKLVPTMYEYITNGYVSFALGPVILISLYLMGSKLPEQAVETQEYNNLFMHVSIIGRLLNDCVTVAREGAQGKLNSVSLAIVHGRGAVTEKEAQEEVTRLIESHRRELLRMVQQTKGSVVPKDCKDLFWKMSKVLHLFYMGDDKYSSPHKMVSAVNEIINEPILLPPYSKLD, encoded by the exons ATGATGCTCTCATGCACTGGGACTCTCAAGATTGTGCTATCACAAAGCACCAAAGGAGAGCCAAACTCAGCAG ACCCATCTCTACAACTGTTCAATAAAAAGCAGCAAAATGTTGTG AATACAAAAGATTCacttagaaaaatcaaagaaatgtTGAAGAAAGATAAGGTTGAGCTGCCAGTTTCTTCATATGACACTGCATGGGTTGCGATGGTACCCTCTCAGAATAGTTTCAAGCAGCCTCTTTTCCCAGAATGCTTGAACTGGATAATGGAGAATCAACAGCCTGATGGTTCATGGGCTCTCGACCCTGCCCATCCCCTCCTAATTAAAGACTCACTCTCTTCCACGTTGGCCTGTCTACTAGCTCTACACAAATGGAATGTTGCAGACCAACTTGTACATAAAGGTCTGGACTTCATCGCCTCTAACATTTGGGCTGCCACTGACAAGCATCAACGTTCTCCGCGTGGATTTGATATAATATTTCCAGGCATGATTGAGCATGCCAGAGAAACGGGCTTGAATCTTTCTTTCAACAACTCTGCAATAGAGGGGATGCTTCTCAAGAGAGATTTGGAAATTAAAag TTTCCTGGGAGAGACAAACCGTCTTGCATACGTTGCAGAGGGACTGACCGGATTAAATGATTGGCAAGAGCTAATGAAATATCAAAGAAGCAACGGCTCACTCTTCAATTCACCATCTGCAACTGCAGCTGCTCTAACTCATCTTCATGATGAAAAATGTTTAGAGTACCTATCCTCACTGGTGAAAAAATTCGACAACGCAG tTCCTACCATTTATCCCCTGGATATCTATCCCCGTCTCCATATGATTGACAATTTGATAAAGCTGGGAATAGATAGAAATTTCACAGAAGTAATAGCAACCACACTAGATGATATATACAG ATCTTGGATGCAAGGCAGTGAAGAAATATTTTTAGACCCTGCATGTTGTGCCTTGGGATTTCGACTTCTACGGATGAATGGCTACGAAATCTCTTCAG ATGCATTGGCAAATTTTGACAAAcaagaaaatattttaaattcaatgaGTGATATAAATTCTGCTTTGGAGTTATACAAGGCTTCACAGATGATAATATTTCCAAATGAACCTGTTCTTGAAAGAATTTATGATTGGACAAGAACTTACCTTGAAAATGAGTTAGTGAGTACTGGGGCGATTCAAGACAAGAGTTTGCATAATGAG gtgGATTATGCTCTGAAGCATCCATACGCCAGTTTGGAAAGAACTGAAAGTCGTCGCTACATTGAGAATTACAATGTAGACAACATTTCACTTCTTAAAACATCTTATAG GTATTTCAATATTGATAACAGAGATCTCTTGACACTTTCATTCCAAGACTTCAATAAGTGTCAGGCCATACACCGCGAAGAACTGGATTATTTGGAGAG ATGGGTCAAAGAATATAATTTGGataaattgaagtttgcaagGCAGAAGATCGCATATGCCCATTTTTCCATTGCCGCAGTCCTTTCCCACCCTGATCTTTCTGATGCTCGCATCTCATGGGCTCAAAACACTGTTCTAACAACAGTTGTTGATGATTTCTTCGACTTTGCTGGTTCAATGGAGGAACTTCTAAATCTAATCGAATTGATTCAGAG ATGGGATGAACACTCAACAATTGGATTCAAGTCCAAAGATGTGGAGATACTCTTTTATGCAATTTATGGCACAACTAATGACCTTGCTGACAAGGCTAGCAAACAACAAGGCCGATGCGTCAAAAAGCACTTGATTGATATT TGGATCACTCTGCTGGATACCATGTTAAAGGAAGCTGAATGGGCCAAAAACAAACTAGTGCCGACAATGTATGAGTACATTACAAATGGATATGTATCATTTGCCTTAGGACCTGTTATTCTCATATCACTTTATTTAATGGGATCTAAGCTTCCTGAGCAAGCTGTGGAAACCCAGGAGTACAATAATCTCTTCATGCATGTCAGCATAATTGGGCGACTTCTAAATGATTGCGTAACCGTTGCG AGAGAAGGTGCACAAGGAAAACTGAATAGTGTGTCATTAGCTATAGTACATGGTCGTGGAGCCGTAACTGAAAAGGAGGCTCAGGAGGAGGTTACAAGACTCATAGAGAGCCATAGAAGAGAATTACTGAGAATGGTTCAGCAAACAAAAGGAAGCGTGGTTCCTAAAGATTGCAAAGATTTGTTTTGGAAGATGAGCAAGGTCTTGCACCTCTTCTACATGGGTGATGATAAGTATTCAAGTCCACACAAGATGGTTAGCGCTGTGAATGAAATCATCAATGAACCAATCCTTCTACCCCCATACTCAAAGTTGGATTAA